A part of bacterium genomic DNA contains:
- a CDS encoding carboxypeptidase regulatory-like domain-containing protein has translation PGLRAVPTGQSTARVGETKQPELPPVMANHTPPVFRPIYTTPGIAQMRSYGESDRGHRSLDEVLRYIIYRGGQRYDSVAATLLTYTDNGRGAGLPENTPYQYTVTARYDNNRESPPCQAVTASCNMSPGAPTNITLTSVGTTQMRIQWTDPTLNADGTPCVDLAGLKVYRDGTFLANVNPAVNQYVDIPPVNDQFYTWSVRGFDEVPNLGPAAGRTGAVESPWEVVDIDWVDITGVGTNTGITGDDQNAGPFTLGFSFPYYGGTYTSIRVCSNGFLPFSSTSTTWTNTAIPATAEPNNVLYPFWDDMDPFVGGQILYYADAANQRFIVTWVAVPHHLETAPYTFQVIISPSGSIRYQYLTIPTAGSGNTSCTVGVENATGTEALQLCYNNTGAFIPTSGTAVEFWGGPAGTVEGVVRAFGSNQPIENAKIWATGWADTVYTDALGSYTMDLDPATYTLNVTHPHYCSETYQIVIEDGVITVRNAVLRAPQAQVSVSTINVEVGQNRQTTRTFTISNNGGQCPLSFTISDTVAWLSAAPVSGTVNANASQEITVTFAPGTIPLGDYQAPLMIACNAAGTPFTVNCFMHVLTVTELGGAIPTEFAFRGNYPNPFNPITQLRFYVPQQSRVDLVIFNVMGQEVAHPVSDVFQAGRYEATFDAGDLPSGMYLVRMTAGEYSAMGKMMLLK, from the coding sequence CCCGGACTTCGGGCGGTGCCGACCGGTCAATCCACCGCGCGGGTGGGCGAGACGAAGCAACCGGAACTTCCACCGGTTATGGCGAATCATACGCCGCCGGTATTCCGCCCCATCTACACCACGCCCGGAATCGCCCAGATGCGTAGCTATGGCGAATCCGATCGTGGCCACCGCTCGCTGGATGAAGTGTTGCGCTACATCATCTATCGCGGCGGGCAGCGCTACGACTCGGTGGCGGCCACGCTGCTCACCTACACCGACAACGGCCGCGGGGCCGGATTGCCGGAAAATACCCCCTACCAGTATACGGTGACCGCTCGCTATGACAACAACCGGGAGTCACCACCCTGCCAGGCGGTTACGGCCAGCTGCAACATGTCCCCCGGCGCGCCGACCAACATCACCCTCACATCCGTCGGTACCACGCAGATGCGGATCCAGTGGACGGATCCTACGTTGAACGCCGACGGCACGCCGTGCGTAGACCTGGCCGGATTGAAGGTCTATCGCGACGGAACGTTCCTCGCCAATGTCAATCCCGCTGTCAACCAATATGTGGACATCCCACCCGTCAACGACCAGTTCTACACCTGGTCGGTGAGGGGTTTTGACGAGGTCCCGAACCTTGGACCGGCCGCCGGCCGGACCGGAGCCGTGGAAAGCCCGTGGGAGGTCGTGGACATTGACTGGGTAGACATCACCGGAGTTGGAACAAACACCGGCATCACCGGCGATGACCAGAACGCCGGTCCGTTCACGCTCGGATTCAGTTTCCCGTACTACGGTGGCACCTATACTTCGATTCGAGTGTGTTCCAACGGTTTCTTGCCGTTCAGCAGCACATCTACAACCTGGACCAACACGGCGATCCCCGCCACGGCCGAGCCGAACAATGTCCTCTACCCATTCTGGGACGACATGGATCCGTTTGTCGGAGGGCAAATCCTGTACTACGCGGACGCCGCCAACCAGCGCTTCATCGTGACCTGGGTTGCCGTTCCGCATCACCTCGAAACTGCACCGTACACTTTCCAGGTGATTATTTCTCCCAGCGGGAGCATCCGCTATCAGTATCTGACGATTCCCACGGCTGGTTCGGGCAATACGAGTTGCACGGTGGGCGTCGAGAACGCCACCGGCACGGAAGCTCTGCAGCTCTGCTACAACAACACCGGTGCTTTCATTCCCACCTCCGGCACCGCCGTGGAGTTCTGGGGCGGTCCGGCGGGTACCGTCGAAGGTGTGGTTCGGGCATTCGGAAGCAACCAGCCCATTGAGAATGCCAAGATCTGGGCGACCGGCTGGGCGGATACCGTCTACACCGATGCGCTGGGTTCCTACACAATGGATCTGGATCCCGCCACCTACACGCTGAACGTCACCCACCCTCACTATTGTTCGGAGACCTACCAGATCGTAATCGAGGACGGTGTGATTACGGTTCGCAATGCCGTGCTGCGCGCCCCGCAGGCGCAGGTTTCCGTCAGCACGATCAACGTGGAAGTCGGACAGAACCGGCAGACGACTCGTACGTTCACCATCTCCAACAATGGTGGTCAATGCCCGCTCTCGTTCACGATCAGCGACACGGTGGCGTGGCTGAGTGCCGCCCCGGTTTCGGGGACGGTCAATGCCAACGCCTCGCAGGAGATTACTGTCACGTTTGCGCCGGGTACGATTCCCCTCGGCGATTATCAAGCACCGTTGATGATCGCCTGCAATGCCGCCGGAACGCCATTCACGGTCAACTGTTTCATGCACGTTCTGACGGTCACCGAACTGGGCGGCGCAATCCCGACCGAGTTCGCCTTCCGCGGCAACTATCCGAACCCGTTCAACCCGATCACCCAGCTCCGCTTCTACGTGCCTCAGCAGAGTCGCGTTGACCTCGTCATCTTCAACGTGATGGGTCAGGAAGTGGCGCATCCGGTGAGCGATGTGTTCCAGGCCGGCCGCTACGAGGCGACGTTCGACGCCGGCGATCTGCCCTCCGGCATGTATCTCGTCCGCATGACCGCCGGCGAGTATTCGGCGATGGGCAAGATGATGCTGCTCAAGTAG
- a CDS encoding nucleoside recognition protein, whose amino-acid sequence MMNWIWLGLLAVGIVTAAFTGRMEAITKAAFDAAKTAVELCIGLIGIMALWLGLMKIAEEGGLVQALAKLMRPVMRRLFPDVPPEHPAMGSMLSNIAANLLGLGNSATALGLKAMQDLESLNPRKGTATHAMVIFMAINTTAITLIPATVIGLRAAAGSAHPTSIIGTTLVSCTTAMVVAVTTAKLLGRAKRFREVQE is encoded by the coding sequence ATGATGAACTGGATCTGGCTCGGACTTCTCGCAGTGGGGATCGTCACCGCCGCGTTCACCGGACGAATGGAAGCGATTACCAAAGCGGCCTTTGACGCCGCCAAGACCGCGGTCGAGCTGTGCATCGGGCTGATTGGCATTATGGCTCTGTGGCTGGGATTGATGAAGATCGCCGAAGAAGGCGGACTCGTGCAGGCGCTGGCAAAGCTCATGCGGCCGGTCATGCGCCGCCTGTTCCCCGACGTGCCGCCCGAGCATCCGGCGATGGGCTCGATGCTCTCCAATATTGCCGCCAATCTGCTCGGTCTCGGCAACTCGGCGACCGCGCTCGGTCTCAAGGCCATGCAGGACCTTGAGAGCCTGAATCCGCGCAAGGGTACGGCCACGCACGCGATGGTGATTTTCATGGCTATCAACACCACCGCCATCACGCTGATCCCGGCCACGGTGATCGGCCTCCGCGCGGCGGCGGGCAGCGCCCACCCGACTTCCATCATCGGCACTACGCTGGTCTCGTGTACGACAGCGATGGTCGTAGCCGTGACGACGGCAAAACTGCTCGGACGAGCCAAACGCTTCCGCGAGGTGCAGGAATGA
- a CDS encoding spore maturation protein, translated as MSESLSSVAQEVASWAIPVIILAIVVIGAIRRVKIYESFVEGAKEGFTVAIKIIPYLVAILVAIAVFRASGAMDWMIAGLAPVLRPLGVPPEVLPMALIRPLSGSGALGVMSEGLKTYGPDSLLGNMLSTMMGSTETTFYVLAVYFGSVAVRRTRHALPAALMGDVAGIAMAIFICNVVFG; from the coding sequence ATGAGTGAATCCTTGTCATCCGTCGCGCAGGAAGTGGCAAGCTGGGCGATTCCGGTCATCATCCTCGCCATCGTTGTCATCGGGGCGATCCGCCGCGTCAAGATCTACGAGAGTTTCGTCGAAGGCGCGAAGGAAGGTTTCACGGTGGCGATCAAGATCATTCCCTACCTCGTGGCGATTCTGGTGGCGATTGCCGTATTCCGCGCTTCGGGAGCGATGGACTGGATGATCGCCGGACTGGCGCCGGTGCTGCGTCCGCTGGGCGTGCCGCCCGAAGTCCTGCCGATGGCGCTGATCCGTCCGCTCTCCGGTTCAGGCGCGCTGGGCGTGATGAGCGAAGGACTGAAAACCTACGGGCCCGATTCGCTCCTCGGCAACATGCTCTCGACCATGATGGGCTCGACCGAGACCACCTTCTACGTGCTGGCCGTCTATTTCGGCAGTGTGGCCGTGCGCCGCACCCGCCACGCTCTTCCCGCCGCACTGATGGGCGACGTGGCCGGAATCGCGATGGCCATTTTCATCTGCAATGTGGTGTTCGGATGA